One Halomonas sp. M4R1S46 genomic window carries:
- a CDS encoding OmpW/AlkL family protein, producing the protein MKTTRIITAAALATAGIIATQSAMAYQAGDLYVRGGVAKSEVKGDNGQAAGGDLDISDERGFTYGLGYQFHDQLGVELNGSQDIEHDLTVSGMDAGSVDRRPVNLMLNYYPLGGTNSRVQPYAGAGLNYTYFNDETASGLDIEESYGAAAQVGLDFAVTDYLLVGAFANYADVDADVEVNGNDAGEAEIDPVTVGGGVTFRF; encoded by the coding sequence ATGAAAACGACGCGAATCATCACCGCTGCCGCCCTCGCCACGGCCGGCATCATCGCCACCCAGTCCGCCATGGCCTACCAGGCCGGCGACCTCTATGTGCGCGGCGGCGTCGCCAAGAGCGAGGTCAAGGGTGACAATGGCCAGGCCGCCGGTGGCGACCTGGACATCTCCGACGAGCGCGGCTTCACGTACGGGCTGGGCTACCAGTTCCACGACCAGCTGGGCGTCGAGCTCAACGGCTCCCAGGACATCGAGCACGACCTCACCGTGAGCGGTATGGACGCCGGCTCGGTCGACCGTCGCCCGGTCAACCTGATGCTCAACTACTACCCGCTGGGTGGCACCAACTCCCGGGTACAGCCCTACGCCGGGGCCGGGCTGAACTATACCTACTTCAACGACGAGACCGCCTCGGGTCTCGATATCGAGGAGTCCTACGGTGCCGCCGCCCAGGTGGGCCTGGACTTCGCGGTCACCGACTATCTGCTGGTCGGTGCCTTCGCCAACTACGCCGACGTTGACGCCGACGTGGAGGTCAACGGCAACGATGCCGGCGAGGCCGAGATCGATCCGGTGACCGTGGGCGGTGGCGTGACCTTCCGCTTCTGA
- the putP gene encoding sodium/proline symporter PutP: MAIGVWISLFAYFALMIAIGFYAMRKSTSTSEDYMLGGRALSPQVAALSAGASDMSGWLLLGLPGAMFVSGLGSAWIGIGLLVGAFFNWTLVAPRLREQTVHYGNAITIPEFLANRFPTRAMSLRTVSAIVIVVFFAVYTASGLVAGGKLFESAFSGVINIGGLSDYAAGVVITLGVVLAYTVVGGFLAVSMTDFVQGCIMMLALVIMPAVVLFGEGGGGFAQASQTLNEVDPTLLSWTEGLTFIGWLSAVTWGLGYFGQPHIIVRFMAIRTLKDVPVARNIGMSWMLISLIGAISLGVFGRAYAVRNGMDVQDPETIFIILADLLFHPLITGFLYAALLAAIMSTISSQLLVSSSSLTEDFYRLFLRKEATEKETVGVGRISVVLVGLVAAVIASDPDSQVLGLVSNAWAGFGSAFGPLIILSLMWSRTNGAGAIAGMVVGAATVMIWILLGWNGEFMGGPGVYEIIPGFIASFIAILVVSSVTADAGEYQQIQR; this comes from the coding sequence ATGGCTATTGGGGTTTGGATCAGTCTTTTTGCTTACTTTGCGCTCATGATCGCCATCGGCTTTTATGCCATGCGCAAATCCACGTCTACGTCTGAAGATTACATGCTGGGTGGCCGGGCCCTCAGTCCACAAGTGGCGGCCCTGTCGGCCGGTGCTTCGGACATGAGCGGCTGGTTGCTGCTGGGTTTGCCCGGGGCAATGTTCGTATCTGGCTTGGGTTCGGCCTGGATCGGTATCGGTCTGCTCGTGGGTGCGTTCTTCAACTGGACTCTGGTCGCACCACGCCTTCGCGAACAGACGGTTCACTATGGTAATGCGATAACCATTCCAGAATTCCTGGCAAACCGGTTCCCGACTCGGGCAATGTCGCTGAGAACGGTATCCGCAATCGTCATCGTGGTCTTTTTCGCGGTTTACACGGCGTCAGGCCTGGTGGCGGGCGGCAAGTTGTTCGAGAGCGCGTTTTCCGGAGTTATCAACATCGGTGGCCTGAGCGACTACGCTGCGGGCGTCGTCATCACACTGGGCGTGGTACTTGCCTATACGGTTGTCGGCGGCTTCCTGGCCGTGAGCATGACGGACTTCGTGCAAGGCTGCATCATGATGCTGGCACTGGTGATCATGCCGGCGGTTGTGCTCTTTGGCGAAGGTGGCGGCGGTTTCGCCCAGGCGTCACAGACCCTGAATGAAGTCGATCCCACGCTACTATCGTGGACGGAGGGACTGACCTTTATCGGCTGGCTGTCTGCGGTGACCTGGGGACTGGGTTATTTCGGGCAGCCGCACATCATCGTACGCTTCATGGCCATCCGGACTCTGAAGGATGTTCCTGTTGCCCGTAACATCGGCATGAGCTGGATGCTCATCTCCCTGATCGGTGCGATCTCTCTGGGGGTGTTCGGCCGGGCCTATGCGGTCCGCAATGGTATGGATGTCCAGGATCCGGAAACGATCTTTATCATCCTGGCGGATCTGCTGTTCCATCCGCTGATCACCGGTTTCCTCTATGCGGCACTGCTGGCTGCGATCATGAGCACCATTTCCAGCCAGCTTCTGGTGTCATCTTCATCACTGACCGAGGACTTCTACCGCCTGTTCCTGCGTAAAGAGGCTACGGAAAAGGAAACCGTCGGCGTAGGCCGGATCAGTGTCGTACTGGTTGGCCTGGTTGCAGCCGTCATTGCGTCTGATCCGGACTCTCAGGTTCTGGGGCTGGTCAGTAACGCCTGGGCAGGCTTTGGTTCGGCGTTCGGCCCGCTCATCATCCTGTCACTGATGTGGTCGCGCACGAACGGCGCTGGCGCCATCGCGGGCATGGTGGTGGGGGCCGCCACCGTCATGATCTGGATTTTACTGGGCTGGAACGGAGAGTTCATGGGAGGACCCGGTGTGTACGAGATCATTCCTGGCTTCATCGCTTCCTTCATTGCCATCCTGGTGGTGAGCAGCGTTACTGCCGATGCTGGCGAATATCAGCAAATCCAGCGCTGA
- the putA gene encoding bifunctional proline dehydrogenase/L-glutamate gamma-semialdehyde dehydrogenase PutA — MLNANNMLDDATWRQDLDTLFARISDHYAIDENAFVEELIKSLDADRQDFTRIADKTAELVREIREMDTAVDTIDELLQQYSLDTHEGLMLMCLAEAMLRIPDKATADALIEDKLGPADWQAHVGRSESWMVNASTWGLLMTGRVVTLDKPREGRPSSFINKMVNRMGEPVIRRAMVEAMKVMGKQFVLGRDIDEALKRSRPLFDKGYTYSYDMLGEAARTRTDAQRYFDAYARAIERVGKTSRSLSDRTPAPSISIKLSALHPRYEFGRREQVLEELVGSVRELAGLARRLGVAVTIDAEEVDRLELSLEVFRAVYESDTCRGWGQFGLVVQAYAKRALPVLHYLNRLAERQGDVIPMRLVKGAYWDTEIKESQQLGVDGYPVYTRKASTDVAYLVCARFLLSEATRGRIFPQFATHNAHTISTILEQANAVQRPFEFQRLHGMGEALYDAALKRAPEGTYCRIYAPVGAHKDLLPYLVRRLLENGANSSFVHQLVDPKVPVESLCVHPVETLRQYATLANNRIPLPRDIFGPKRKNSRGVNLNIRSQYQPLMDAMAQHMGKRYEARPLLAFDVATDPALIHDVTSPYDRRQSVGTVRWTSKEQAEKAVDAAWAAFPRWDATPVVERAAILRRFGDLMEEHMAELMTLCSREGGKLLTDGVDEIKEAVDFCRYYAMRAEELFAESTRLPGPTGESNELMLGGKGVFAAISPWNFPVAIFCGQMVATAVAGNTVLAKPAEQTSIVAHRVVELLHEAGMPRDVVQLLPGDGPTVGSVLTSDPRITGVVFTGGTDTAQIINRALAGRENAPLPTLVAETGGMNAMIVDSTALPEQVVADVIQSAFQSAGQRCSALRVLYLQDDVADRVIEILEGAMAELHVGDPRDLGTDVGPVIDEDARKNLQAHIDRLKGEGRLLAETKLDPAHTGNGTFIAPTAFQIEGIDALEREQFGPILHIVRYQASEIDKVIASINGRGYGLTFGVHSRNESFADEIAKKVRVGNVYVNRNIIGAVVGVQPFGGQGLSGTGPKAGGPHYLLRFATEKTVTVNTAALGGNASLLALGDE; from the coding sequence ATGCTCAACGCCAACAACATGCTGGATGACGCCACCTGGCGTCAGGATCTCGACACCCTCTTCGCACGGATCAGCGATCACTATGCCATCGACGAGAACGCCTTCGTCGAGGAACTGATCAAGAGCCTCGATGCCGATCGGCAGGACTTCACGCGGATCGCCGACAAGACCGCCGAGCTGGTACGCGAGATCCGCGAGATGGACACGGCGGTGGACACCATCGACGAGCTCCTCCAGCAGTACAGCCTGGATACCCATGAGGGCCTGATGCTGATGTGCCTGGCCGAGGCCATGCTGCGCATCCCCGACAAGGCCACCGCCGACGCCCTGATCGAGGACAAGCTGGGCCCGGCCGACTGGCAGGCCCACGTCGGCCGGAGCGAGTCCTGGATGGTCAACGCCTCCACCTGGGGCCTGCTGATGACCGGCCGCGTGGTGACCCTCGACAAGCCCCGGGAGGGCAGGCCCTCGAGCTTCATCAACAAGATGGTCAATCGCATGGGCGAGCCGGTGATCCGCCGCGCCATGGTCGAGGCCATGAAGGTCATGGGCAAGCAGTTCGTGCTGGGCCGTGACATCGACGAGGCCCTCAAGCGCTCCAGGCCCCTGTTCGACAAGGGCTACACCTATTCCTACGACATGCTCGGCGAGGCGGCGCGCACCCGCACCGACGCCCAGCGCTATTTCGACGCCTATGCTCGCGCCATCGAGCGGGTCGGCAAGACCAGCCGCTCGCTGTCCGACAGGACGCCCGCCCCGTCGATCTCCATCAAGCTCTCCGCGCTGCACCCGCGCTACGAGTTCGGCCGCCGCGAGCAAGTCCTCGAGGAGCTGGTCGGCAGTGTGCGCGAGCTGGCCGGCCTGGCGCGCCGGCTGGGCGTCGCGGTGACCATCGACGCCGAGGAGGTCGACCGCCTGGAGCTGTCGCTGGAGGTGTTCCGCGCCGTCTACGAGAGCGACACCTGCCGCGGCTGGGGCCAGTTCGGCCTGGTGGTCCAGGCCTATGCCAAGCGTGCCCTGCCGGTGCTGCACTACCTCAACCGCCTGGCCGAGCGCCAGGGCGACGTGATCCCGATGCGCCTGGTCAAGGGGGCCTACTGGGATACCGAGATCAAGGAGTCGCAGCAGCTCGGCGTCGACGGCTATCCGGTGTATACCCGCAAGGCCTCCACCGACGTGGCCTACCTGGTCTGCGCGCGCTTTCTGCTGTCCGAGGCCACCCGCGGACGGATCTTCCCGCAGTTCGCCACCCACAACGCCCACACCATCAGCACCATCCTGGAGCAGGCCAACGCGGTCCAGCGCCCGTTCGAGTTCCAGCGCCTGCACGGCATGGGCGAAGCCCTCTATGACGCGGCCCTGAAGCGCGCCCCCGAGGGCACCTACTGCCGCATCTATGCCCCGGTTGGCGCCCACAAGGACCTGCTGCCCTACCTGGTCCGCCGGCTGCTGGAGAACGGCGCCAACTCCTCCTTCGTCCACCAGCTGGTGGATCCCAAGGTGCCGGTGGAATCGCTTTGCGTGCATCCGGTGGAGACGCTGCGCCAGTACGCGACCCTGGCCAACAACCGGATCCCCCTGCCGCGGGACATCTTCGGGCCGAAGCGCAAGAACTCCCGGGGCGTGAACCTGAACATCCGCAGCCAGTACCAGCCGCTGATGGACGCCATGGCCCAGCACATGGGCAAGCGGTACGAGGCCCGGCCGCTACTGGCCTTCGACGTGGCCACCGACCCGGCCCTGATCCACGACGTCACCAGCCCCTACGACCGGCGCCAGTCGGTCGGCACGGTGCGGTGGACCAGCAAGGAGCAGGCCGAGAAGGCCGTGGACGCCGCCTGGGCGGCCTTCCCGCGCTGGGATGCCACCCCCGTGGTCGAGCGCGCCGCCATCCTGCGCCGCTTCGGCGACCTGATGGAAGAGCACATGGCGGAACTGATGACACTGTGCTCCCGCGAGGGCGGCAAGCTGCTCACCGACGGCGTCGACGAGATCAAGGAGGCGGTGGACTTCTGCCGCTACTACGCGATGCGCGCCGAGGAGCTGTTCGCCGAGTCGACCCGCCTGCCCGGGCCCACCGGCGAGTCCAACGAGCTGATGCTGGGCGGCAAGGGCGTGTTTGCCGCGATCAGCCCCTGGAACTTCCCGGTGGCGATCTTCTGCGGCCAGATGGTGGCCACCGCGGTGGCCGGCAACACCGTGTTGGCCAAGCCGGCCGAGCAGACCTCGATCGTCGCGCACCGCGTCGTCGAGCTGCTCCATGAGGCCGGCATGCCGCGGGACGTGGTCCAGCTGCTGCCCGGCGACGGCCCCACCGTGGGCAGCGTGCTGACCAGCGACCCGCGCATCACCGGCGTGGTCTTCACCGGGGGCACCGATACCGCCCAGATCATCAACCGCGCCCTGGCCGGCCGCGAGAATGCGCCCCTGCCGACCCTGGTGGCCGAGACCGGCGGCATGAACGCCATGATCGTCGACTCCACCGCCCTGCCCGAGCAGGTGGTGGCCGACGTCATCCAGTCGGCCTTCCAGAGTGCCGGCCAGCGCTGCTCGGCGCTGCGCGTGCTCTACCTCCAGGACGACGTGGCCGACCGGGTCATCGAGATCCTCGAGGGCGCCATGGCCGAGCTGCACGTCGGCGATCCTCGCGACCTGGGCACCGACGTGGGTCCGGTCATCGACGAGGATGCCCGCAAGAACCTCCAGGCACATATCGACAGGCTCAAGGGCGAGGGCCGCCTGCTGGCCGAGACCAAGCTCGACCCGGCCCATACCGGCAACGGCACCTTCATCGCCCCGACGGCGTTCCAGATCGAGGGCATCGATGCCCTGGAGCGGGAGCAGTTCGGCCCGATCCTGCATATCGTGCGCTACCAGGCCAGCGAGATCGACAAGGTGATCGCATCGATCAACGGCCGCGGCTACGGGCTGACCTTCGGCGTGCACAGCCGCAACGAATCCTTCGCCGATGAAATAGCGAAGAAAGTCCGGGTTGGTAACGTCTACGTGAACCGCAATATCATCGGGGCAGTCGTCGGGGTCCAGCCGTTCGGGGGGCAGGGCCTCTCCGGCACAGGTCCCAAGGCGGGTGGTCCACACTACCTGCTGCGGTTTGCCACGGAAAAGACGGTGACCGTCAACACCGCCGCCCTGGGTGGCAACGCGTCACTGCTCGCGCTGGGAGACGAGTGA
- a CDS encoding AraC family transcriptional regulator produces the protein MTSAIRQIPLDTAIHHHAHDFHQIVIGLRGQAEFEIEGLGGSISALSGCIVPANHMHYYAGTGDNRQLILDLPHDALSLTGHHHELARLFDAPRFFALDDPLERYLDFLLHELRLMSQQGPLPVIQQERLASTLLGSLHARLAGEPPCRGRSLDLAALDRFIDHHLGGQLRVADLAAEACLSEAHFTERFRAQTGLPPWQYVMRRRLEASRRLLHESHLPLSEIAALTGFTNQSALSRAFRRAFGQPPSQVRRRGSQRLASPASRH, from the coding sequence ATGACCAGCGCCATCCGCCAGATCCCCCTCGACACCGCCATCCACCACCATGCCCACGATTTCCACCAGATCGTGATCGGCCTGCGTGGTCAGGCCGAGTTCGAGATCGAGGGGCTGGGTGGCTCCATCTCGGCGCTCTCCGGCTGCATCGTGCCGGCCAACCACATGCACTACTATGCCGGCACCGGCGACAACCGCCAGCTGATCCTCGACCTGCCCCACGACGCCCTGTCGCTCACCGGCCACCACCATGAGCTGGCGCGGCTGTTCGACGCGCCGCGCTTCTTCGCCCTGGACGATCCCCTGGAGCGCTACCTGGACTTCCTGCTCCACGAGCTGCGCCTGATGTCGCAGCAGGGTCCCCTCCCCGTCATCCAGCAGGAGCGACTGGCCTCGACCCTGCTGGGCTCGCTGCATGCCCGGCTGGCCGGGGAGCCGCCCTGCCGGGGACGGAGTCTCGACCTGGCGGCGCTGGACCGGTTCATCGATCACCACCTCGGCGGCCAGCTGCGGGTCGCCGACCTGGCCGCGGAGGCCTGCCTGAGCGAGGCGCACTTCACCGAGCGCTTCCGCGCCCAGACCGGCCTGCCGCCCTGGCAGTACGTGATGCGGCGTCGCCTCGAGGCCTCGCGTCGCCTGCTGCACGAGAGCCACCTGCCGCTCTCCGAGATCGCGGCCCTGACCGGCTTCACCAACCAGAGTGCCCTGTCCCGTGCCTTCCGCCGCGCCTTCGGCCAGCCGCCCAGCCAGGTGCGGCGACGCGGCAGCCAGCGGCTCGCCTCTCCCGCCTCCCGCCACTAG
- a CDS encoding CBS domain-containing protein encodes MPSKAPTIVREIMSRDCYRVTGKTSVSTLAKGLALHRLPGAPVVDEHDRLIGFISEQDVLGKVLESSYLNEEPPLVRELMRNEVLAVSPTKSITDLAQEMLGAKPKVYPVTEQGHLVGIVTRRDVLSAILRMRHS; translated from the coding sequence ATGCCCAGCAAGGCCCCCACCATCGTGCGCGAGATCATGTCCCGCGACTGCTACCGGGTCACCGGCAAGACCTCGGTATCCACCCTGGCCAAAGGCCTGGCGCTGCACCGCCTGCCCGGCGCCCCGGTGGTCGACGAACACGACAGGCTGATCGGGTTCATCTCCGAGCAGGACGTGCTCGGCAAGGTGCTGGAAAGCTCCTATCTCAACGAGGAGCCTCCGCTGGTGCGGGAGCTGATGCGCAACGAAGTGCTCGCCGTCTCCCCCACCAAGAGCATCACCGACCTCGCCCAGGAGATGCTGGGCGCCAAGCCCAAGGTCTACCCGGTCACCGAACAGGGCCACCTGGTCGGCATCGTGACCCGCCGCGATGTGCTCAGCGCCATCCTGCGCATGCGCCATTCCTGA
- a CDS encoding YqaE/Pmp3 family membrane protein, producing the protein MDAREYLARKGLDGERDRERPNTLEEKAWSRAREASDHRPRAGTPHDWEDWERYHDVLAEGAESLEQKIDQEAHRRALEHEGGVEHFTPRAGDRDRITPAESKAPSEAAPSAEAPARPEPYAALLALAVLLPPLAMGLAGGGPRRLAIALGLTLLGWVPGVVYVIHWLRRA; encoded by the coding sequence ATGGATGCCCGCGAATACCTGGCCCGCAAGGGGCTGGACGGAGAGCGCGACCGGGAGCGCCCCAATACCCTGGAGGAGAAGGCCTGGTCCCGTGCCCGCGAGGCCAGCGATCACCGGCCACGGGCCGGCACGCCCCATGACTGGGAAGACTGGGAGCGCTACCACGATGTCCTCGCCGAAGGCGCCGAGAGTCTGGAGCAGAAGATCGACCAGGAGGCCCACCGCCGAGCCCTGGAGCACGAGGGCGGCGTGGAGCACTTCACCCCCCGGGCGGGCGACCGGGACCGCATCACACCCGCCGAGTCCAAAGCGCCGAGCGAGGCCGCACCGTCCGCCGAGGCCCCGGCGCGGCCCGAGCCCTACGCGGCCCTGCTCGCCCTGGCGGTCCTGTTGCCGCCGCTGGCCATGGGCCTGGCCGGTGGCGGGCCCCGTCGCCTGGCCATCGCGCTGGGCCTGACCCTGCTCGGGTGGGTGCCCGGCGTCGTCTACGTGATCCACTGGTTGCGCCGGGCCTGA
- a CDS encoding EamA family transporter encodes MGYLVGITVLWAFSFSLIGVYLAGQVDSYFAVMTRIALAALVFLPFLRPALLRGRQRLALLGLGAVQLGLMYIFFYQSFLLLSVPEVLLFTILTPLYITLLDDALFRRFTPFHLVTAALAVLGAAVIRYRGLDDGYWLGFLVVQGANLCFALGQVGYRRLSAGLPAALPRLAIFGWFYLGALAVAAPAFLLLGNAAALPTGGVQWGVLAWLGLVASGLGYFLWNLGATRVDAGALAIMNNALVPAGLLVNLLIWNRDADLPRLALGGAIILGSLALNEWWQRRRAPLAA; translated from the coding sequence TTGGGCTACCTCGTCGGCATCACCGTCCTCTGGGCCTTCTCGTTCTCGCTGATCGGCGTCTACCTGGCCGGCCAGGTAGACAGCTACTTCGCCGTGATGACCCGCATCGCCCTGGCGGCGCTGGTCTTCCTGCCCTTCCTGCGGCCGGCGCTGCTGCGGGGGCGCCAGCGGCTGGCACTGCTGGGGCTGGGCGCCGTGCAGCTCGGCCTGATGTACATCTTCTTCTACCAGTCCTTCCTGCTGCTGTCGGTGCCGGAGGTGCTGCTCTTCACCATCCTGACGCCCCTCTATATCACCCTGCTCGACGACGCCCTGTTCCGGCGCTTCACCCCCTTCCACCTCGTCACCGCCGCGCTGGCGGTGCTCGGGGCCGCGGTGATCCGCTACCGCGGGCTCGACGACGGCTACTGGCTGGGTTTCCTGGTGGTGCAGGGGGCGAACCTGTGCTTCGCCCTGGGCCAGGTCGGCTACCGGCGCCTCTCCGCCGGCCTGCCCGCAGCGCTGCCGCGGCTCGCGATCTTCGGCTGGTTCTATCTCGGCGCCCTGGCGGTGGCCGCCCCGGCCTTCCTGCTGCTGGGCAACGCCGCGGCCCTGCCCACCGGCGGCGTGCAGTGGGGAGTGCTGGCCTGGCTCGGCCTGGTGGCCTCGGGCCTCGGCTACTTCCTGTGGAACCTGGGCGCGACCCGGGTCGATGCCGGTGCGCTGGCCATCATGAACAATGCCCTGGTGCCGGCCGGCCTGCTGGTCAACCTGCTGATCTGGAACCGCGACGCCGACCTGCCGCGCCTGGCCCTGGGCGGGGCGATCATCCTCGGGTCACTGGCGCTCAACGAGTGGTGGCAACGGCGCCGGGCGCCGCTGGCCGCCTGA
- a CDS encoding NAD(+) kinase, whose protein sequence is MQPFKNIGLIGRLGSAKVVETLKRLCRFLDGAGYHVIIEDRTATVLLGHGHPEASRRLIGELCDLVIVVGGDGSLLGAARTLCHSGTLVLGVNRGRLGFLTDISPDELEERVGEVLKGRFELEERFLLDAELYRDDTLVGNGDALNEVVLHPGKAVRMIEFELFIDGQFVHSQRSDGLIIATPTGSTAYALSGGGPIMHPRLEVITLVPMFPHTLSSRPIAIDAASEIRIHIGETNQTYPHISCDGQTRAVAKPDDVLVIRRKPQRVQLVHPLGHNFYEVLRSKLGWSNRLGD, encoded by the coding sequence ATGCAACCCTTCAAGAACATCGGCCTGATCGGCCGCCTGGGCAGTGCCAAGGTGGTCGAGACCCTCAAGCGGCTCTGCCGCTTCCTCGATGGCGCCGGCTACCACGTGATCATCGAGGACCGCACGGCCACCGTGCTGCTGGGCCATGGCCATCCCGAGGCCAGTCGACGCCTGATCGGCGAGCTATGTGACCTGGTGATCGTGGTCGGCGGCGATGGCAGCCTGCTGGGCGCCGCCCGCACCCTCTGCCACAGCGGCACCCTGGTGCTTGGGGTGAATCGCGGACGACTGGGGTTTCTCACCGACATTTCCCCCGACGAGCTCGAGGAACGGGTCGGGGAGGTGCTCAAGGGGCGCTTCGAACTCGAGGAACGGTTCCTGCTCGACGCCGAACTCTACCGGGACGATACCCTGGTGGGCAACGGCGACGCCCTCAACGAGGTGGTGCTGCACCCGGGCAAGGCCGTGCGCATGATCGAGTTCGAGCTGTTCATCGACGGCCAGTTCGTCCACAGCCAGCGCAGCGACGGCCTGATCATCGCCACGCCGACCGGCTCCACGGCCTATGCGCTCTCCGGCGGCGGGCCGATCATGCACCCCAGGCTCGAGGTGATCACCCTGGTGCCGATGTTCCCGCATACCCTTTCGAGCCGGCCCATCGCCATCGATGCGGCCAGCGAGATCCGTATCCATATCGGCGAGACCAACCAGACCTACCCCCATATCAGCTGCGACGGCCAGACCCGGGCCGTGGCCAAGCCCGACGATGTGCTGGTCATCCGTCGCAAGCCCCAGCGCGTGCAACTGGTGCATCCGCTGGGGCACAATTTCTACGAGGTCCTGCGCAGCAAGCTGGGCTGGAGCAACCGCCTGGGAGACTGA
- a CDS encoding metallophosphoesterase, whose product MSKAAPEGYDLIGDVHGCGATLASLLERLGYHQRGGVYRHPRRKVIFLGDLIDRGPRIRLAVTIARRMVEEGEALIVMGNHEVNALAYSHRAPPDLGREWLREHTPRHNRIIQETLDQYRDHPQEWEDALDWFMDIPLCLEHDGLRVVHACWDQALIDELRRERPDARIDIDFLTAAVQPGTRAFRILDRLTRGSHIPLPEGIQIQSGDGFTRRSFRAHFWARTPRTWGDVVFQPDNLPGELERRELTEAERARLSFYGPDEPPLFIGHYWCEGIPALPAPNIACLDYSAVKFGRLVAYRWSGESRLDANHFVWIRVPREEQARPQPWEIDFD is encoded by the coding sequence GTGAGCAAAGCCGCCCCCGAAGGCTATGATCTGATCGGCGACGTCCACGGCTGTGGCGCGACCCTGGCGTCGCTGCTCGAGCGCCTTGGCTATCACCAGCGTGGCGGCGTCTATCGCCACCCCCGGCGCAAGGTGATCTTCCTCGGTGACCTGATCGACCGCGGGCCGCGGATCCGACTGGCGGTCACCATCGCCCGGCGCATGGTGGAGGAGGGCGAGGCGCTGATCGTCATGGGCAACCACGAGGTCAATGCCCTGGCCTACAGCCACCGGGCTCCGCCGGACCTCGGCCGGGAATGGCTGCGCGAGCATACGCCGCGCCACAATCGCATCATCCAGGAGACCCTCGATCAGTACCGCGACCATCCCCAGGAGTGGGAGGACGCCCTGGACTGGTTCATGGACATCCCACTGTGCCTGGAGCATGACGGGTTGCGGGTGGTGCATGCCTGCTGGGATCAGGCGCTGATCGACGAGTTGCGCCGCGAGCGCCCCGATGCCCGGATCGACATCGACTTCCTGACCGCCGCCGTGCAGCCGGGCACCCGGGCGTTCCGCATCCTCGACCGGCTGACGCGGGGCAGCCATATCCCGCTGCCCGAGGGCATCCAGATCCAGTCCGGCGACGGCTTCACGCGGCGCAGCTTCCGGGCGCATTTCTGGGCGCGCACCCCCCGGACCTGGGGGGATGTGGTGTTCCAGCCGGACAACCTGCCCGGGGAGCTGGAAAGGCGCGAGCTGACCGAGGCCGAGCGCGCCCGGCTGAGCTTCTACGGGCCGGACGAGCCGCCGCTGTTCATCGGCCACTACTGGTGCGAGGGCATCCCGGCCCTGCCGGCGCCCAATATCGCCTGCCTGGACTACAGTGCGGTGAAGTTCGGCCGCCTGGTGGCCTATCGCTGGAGCGGCGAGTCGCGCCTCGACGCCAACCACTTCGTGTGGATCCGCGTGCCGCGGGAGGAGCAGGCCCGCCCCCAGCCCTGGGAGATCGATTTCGATTGA
- a CDS encoding rhomboid family intramembrane serine protease, which translates to MYRVILLPHDVDIHDLRQALWAHRIGHLFTEEAEGQVLWLIDPAQQAAMQRLVERWQRGESLMPEARDGTRRSLPAWRIPFRQAPVTATALALCLAVFAVMGVLGDLVIAALTIVPVGVVKGQLAFGSLAETLASGQVWRLLSPAFLHFGWMHLIFNMLWLWFFGRQVEALHGRGRMLTLLLAAGIGGNLAQYATGTVLFGGMSGVDFALLGYVWLMSRRRPADGFFVPQMLVVFMLGWMVFTMTDVAAVVGFGNVANEAHVGGLVVGLVLGWYHSRRVRSPR; encoded by the coding sequence ATGTACCGGGTGATCCTGCTGCCCCATGACGTCGATATCCATGACCTGCGCCAGGCCCTCTGGGCCCACCGCATCGGCCACCTGTTCACCGAGGAGGCCGAGGGCCAGGTGCTATGGCTGATCGACCCCGCCCAGCAGGCGGCCATGCAGCGCCTGGTGGAGCGCTGGCAGCGCGGCGAGTCCCTGATGCCCGAGGCGCGGGATGGGACCCGCCGGTCCCTGCCGGCGTGGCGGATCCCCTTTCGCCAGGCGCCGGTGACCGCCACGGCCCTGGCGCTGTGCCTCGCCGTGTTCGCCGTGATGGGCGTGCTCGGGGACCTGGTGATCGCCGCCCTGACCATCGTGCCCGTGGGCGTGGTCAAGGGCCAGCTGGCCTTCGGCAGCCTGGCGGAGACCCTGGCCTCGGGCCAGGTCTGGCGGCTGCTGTCACCGGCCTTCCTGCACTTCGGCTGGATGCACCTGATCTTCAACATGCTATGGCTGTGGTTCTTCGGTCGCCAGGTGGAGGCGCTGCATGGCCGCGGGCGCATGCTCACCCTGCTGCTGGCGGCCGGCATCGGCGGCAACCTGGCCCAGTACGCCACCGGCACCGTGCTGTTCGGCGGCATGTCCGGCGTCGACTTCGCGCTGCTCGGCTATGTCTGGTTGATGTCGCGCCGCCGTCCCGCCGACGGCTTCTTCGTGCCGCAGATGCTGGTGGTGTTCATGCTCGGCTGGATGGTCTTCACCATGACAGACGTGGCCGCCGTGGTCGGCTTCGGCAACGTGGCCAACGAGGCCCATGTGGGGGGGCTGGTCGTGGGGCTCGTCCTGGGCTGGTATCATTCCCGCCGTGTCCGTTCCCCCCGTTGA